One segment of Channa argus isolate prfri chromosome 17, Channa argus male v1.0, whole genome shotgun sequence DNA contains the following:
- the map7b gene encoding ensconsin isoform X10, giving the protein MNQKPASLSQYKSEDGRASSANRPSSSGSGQTYTPTLTPTPIPTPTPSRTTTSISPTNNAATKTESLLFNKIDERQRLARERREEQEKQNAIKEAQWQAREERARQHYEKHLEERKRKLEEQRIKEEKRRAAVEEKRRQKQEEDKARHEAVMHRTFEKSQKTRQKPNRWSWGGALHTNTPSTPAGFVESAFLCPLDLAGLEHMQSAFSLCSRYGMTSHYTDRRSVSTMNLSKHADPVITKRLSSSSATLLHSPDRGLQMRTASSPVISKAQSKPLLHQGKTTHHKNTGLRRLPLTPWESNIVNRLQQPTHSYLARSCSAMSLSGEQMVAMPVCPRSVSCHPMGSMSFKTLQGQPIPYCRSQERSLSRETGSSSSNVPRRRTTGTTKKDPDNVRKSWSNLSLPLAPILSLPPNKRSSSPGKRNIKFTAPSPGRSPQKPAGRPPTPKLLKSPGAEDPGNIRPVRITPQSPRPPTPTRIQQEEKAQVLSPLKPRPQPLGQNKTSAEQTLTTPPAASESVSSPPGQRPSAGTTDPEEASRILTEKRRLAREQREREEEERRLQEEQSRLAKEEMARRKAEERAKREEEIQQQLEERRRKEEEERKAEEEKLQKEREEAESLQKQKEEEESRQREEAERLRKEREKHFQKEEAERLERKKRLEEIMKRTRRSDTAEKKVIPNRNGENSVTPAPSAVTVSPTQNSSSNSHQPDSSPNCSTEPLIHPDQRENGEFEEVIVLPSHSRLSPPEGEEQQQQQEERVPIIAFRENGLLKPLSGIEDISAQQGPDVA; this is encoded by the exons ATGAACCAAAAACCAG CGTCCCTCTCACAGTACAAATCCGAGGATGGAAGGGCGTCTTCAGCCAATCGCCCCAGCTCCTCTGGCTCTGGACAAACTTACACACCCACCCTGACCCCTACCCCCATCCCCACGCCCACTCCTAGTCGCACCACCACCAGCATCAGCCCCACTAACAATGCTGCCACCAAAACAG AGTCATTGCTCTTCAACAAGATTGACGAGAGGCAGAGGTTGGCCCGTGAGCGCCGGGAGgaacaagaaaaacagaacG CTATCAAAGAGGCCCAGTGGCAGGCACGTGAGGAGAGAGCCAGGCAGCACTATGAGAAGCAcctggaggagaggaagagaaagttgGAAGAGCAGAGAataaaggaggagaagagacgGGCTGCTGTGGAGGAGAAACGtaggcagaaacaggaagaggacAAG gctcgtcatgaggcagtGATGCATCGGACGTTTGAGAAGAGCCAGAAAACCAGACAGAAGCCCAACCGCTGGTCGTGGGGAGGGGCACTGCACACGAACACTCCTAGCACACCCGCTG GTTTTGTCGAGTCGGCTTTCCTCTGTCCACTCGACCTTGCTGGACTGGAGCACATGCAGAGTGCTTTCAGTCTCTGCAGCAGATATGGAATGACCTCTCATT ATACTGACAGGAGGTCAGTGTCCACGATGAATTTATCCAAACATGCAGACCCTGTCATTACCAAGCGCCTCTCGTCCTCCTCTGCCACACTCCTACACTCACCGGACCGAG GTTTACAGATGAGAACAGCCTCCTCTCCTGTCATTAGCAAAGCTCAGTCCAAACCCCTCCTACACCAGGGAAAGACCACccaccacaaaaacacag GGCTACGCCGTCTTCCACTGACACCATGGGAGAGCAATATTGTGAACCGCCTGCAGCAGCCGACGCACTCCTACCTGGCCCGAAGTTGCAGTGCCATGAGTCTGTCTGGAGAACAAATGG TAGCCATGCCTGTTTGTCCtcgctcagtgtcttgccaccCCATGGGTTCCATGTCCTTCAAGACCCTGCAGGGCCAGCCGATTCCTTACTGCCGCAGCCAGGAGAGGAGCCTCAGCCGGGAGACAGGCTCGTCCTCCTCCAATGTCCCACGCAGGAGGACCACAGGAACCACCAAG AAGGATCCTGATAATGTCAGGAAGTCATGGAGCAACCTATCACTCCCACTGGCTCCCATTCTGAGTTTGCCCCCCAACAAACGCTCCTCTTCTCCAGGCAAGAGGAACATCAAGTTTACAGCACCCTCCCCTGGCAG GTCTCCCCAGAAGCCAGCAGGACGTCCCCCCACGCCGAAGCTGCTTAAGTCTCCGGGGGCAGAAGACCCCGGAAACATTCGTCCTGTAAGGATTACACCTCAGAGCCCCCGACCACCAACGCCCACCAGAATCCAACAGGAAGAGAAGGCGCAGGTTCTTAGTCCTCTTAAACCTCGACCTCAGCCGCTGGGTCAGAACAAGACCTCAGCCGAGCAGACGCTAACAACACCACCAGCAGCCAGCG AGAGTGTAAGTAGTCCTCCAGGCCAGAGGCCCTCAGCTGGTACAACTGATCCAGAGGAAGCAAGTCGCATCCTGACTGAGAAAAGGCGGCTGGCCCGCGagcaaagggagagagaggaggaggagcggaGGCTGCAGGAGGAGCAGTCGAG GTTAGCAAAGGAAGAGATGGCTCGCAGAAAGGCAGAGGAGCGAGcgaagagggaggaggagattCAGCAGCAgttggaggagaggagaaggaaagaggaggaggagagaaaggcagaggaagagaaacttcaaaaggagagagaggaggcagaaaGTCTTCAAAAACAG aaagaggaagaggagtctcggcagagagaggaggcagagcgacttaggaaggagagagagaaacacttccagaaagAAGAGGCTGAGCGCCTTGAGAGAAAAAAG CGTCTGGAGGAGATCATGAAAAGAACAAGACGTTCAGACACAGCAGAGAAG AAAGTTATTCCTAACAGGAATGGAGAAAATTCTG TGACTCCTGCTCCTTCTGCAGTGACTGTATCGCcaacacaaaacagcagcagcaacagtcaCCAACCTGACTCTAGCCCAAACTGCAGCACTGAACCACTGATCCATCCTGACCAGAG
- the map7b gene encoding ensconsin isoform X8: protein MAEQGGSDASPPESQASLSQYKSEDGRASSANRPSSSGSGQTYTPTLTPTPIPTPTPSRTTTSISPTNNAATKTESLLFNKIDERQRLARERREEQEKQNAIKEAQWQAREERARQHYEKHLEERKRKLEEQRIKEEKRRAAVEEKRRQKQEEDKARHEAVMHRTFEKSQKTRQKPNRWSWGGALHTNTPSTPAGFVESAFLCPLDLAGLEHMQSAFSLCSRYGMTSHYTDRRSVSTMNLSKHADPVITKRLSSSSATLLHSPDRGLQMRTASSPVISKAQSKPLLHQGKTTHHKNTGLRRLPLTPWESNIVNRLQQPTHSYLARSCSAMSLSGEQMVAMPVCPRSVSCHPMGSMSFKTLQGQPIPYCRSQERSLSRETGSSSSNVPRRRTTGTTKKDPDNVRKSWSNLSLPLAPILSLPPNKRSSSPGKRNIKFTAPSPGRSPQKPAGRPPTPKLLKSPGAEDPGNIRPVRITPQSPRPPTPTRIQQEEKAQVLSPLKPRPQPLGQNKTSAEQTLTTPPAASESVSSPPGQRPSAGTTDPEEASRILTEKRRLAREQREREEEERRLQEEQSRLAKEEMARRKAEERAKREEEIQQQLEERRRKEEEERKAEEEKLQKEREEAESLQKQKEEEESRQREEAERLRKEREKHFQKEEAERLERKKRLEEIMKRTRRSDTAEKKVIPNRNGENSVTPAPSAVTVSPTQNSSSNSHQPDSSPNCSTEPLIHPDQRENGEFEEVIVLPSHSRLSPPEGEEQQQQQEERVPIIAFRENGLLKPLSGIEDISAQQGPDVA from the exons CGTCCCTCTCACAGTACAAATCCGAGGATGGAAGGGCGTCTTCAGCCAATCGCCCCAGCTCCTCTGGCTCTGGACAAACTTACACACCCACCCTGACCCCTACCCCCATCCCCACGCCCACTCCTAGTCGCACCACCACCAGCATCAGCCCCACTAACAATGCTGCCACCAAAACAG AGTCATTGCTCTTCAACAAGATTGACGAGAGGCAGAGGTTGGCCCGTGAGCGCCGGGAGgaacaagaaaaacagaacG CTATCAAAGAGGCCCAGTGGCAGGCACGTGAGGAGAGAGCCAGGCAGCACTATGAGAAGCAcctggaggagaggaagagaaagttgGAAGAGCAGAGAataaaggaggagaagagacgGGCTGCTGTGGAGGAGAAACGtaggcagaaacaggaagaggacAAG gctcgtcatgaggcagtGATGCATCGGACGTTTGAGAAGAGCCAGAAAACCAGACAGAAGCCCAACCGCTGGTCGTGGGGAGGGGCACTGCACACGAACACTCCTAGCACACCCGCTG GTTTTGTCGAGTCGGCTTTCCTCTGTCCACTCGACCTTGCTGGACTGGAGCACATGCAGAGTGCTTTCAGTCTCTGCAGCAGATATGGAATGACCTCTCATT ATACTGACAGGAGGTCAGTGTCCACGATGAATTTATCCAAACATGCAGACCCTGTCATTACCAAGCGCCTCTCGTCCTCCTCTGCCACACTCCTACACTCACCGGACCGAG GTTTACAGATGAGAACAGCCTCCTCTCCTGTCATTAGCAAAGCTCAGTCCAAACCCCTCCTACACCAGGGAAAGACCACccaccacaaaaacacag GGCTACGCCGTCTTCCACTGACACCATGGGAGAGCAATATTGTGAACCGCCTGCAGCAGCCGACGCACTCCTACCTGGCCCGAAGTTGCAGTGCCATGAGTCTGTCTGGAGAACAAATGG TAGCCATGCCTGTTTGTCCtcgctcagtgtcttgccaccCCATGGGTTCCATGTCCTTCAAGACCCTGCAGGGCCAGCCGATTCCTTACTGCCGCAGCCAGGAGAGGAGCCTCAGCCGGGAGACAGGCTCGTCCTCCTCCAATGTCCCACGCAGGAGGACCACAGGAACCACCAAG AAGGATCCTGATAATGTCAGGAAGTCATGGAGCAACCTATCACTCCCACTGGCTCCCATTCTGAGTTTGCCCCCCAACAAACGCTCCTCTTCTCCAGGCAAGAGGAACATCAAGTTTACAGCACCCTCCCCTGGCAG GTCTCCCCAGAAGCCAGCAGGACGTCCCCCCACGCCGAAGCTGCTTAAGTCTCCGGGGGCAGAAGACCCCGGAAACATTCGTCCTGTAAGGATTACACCTCAGAGCCCCCGACCACCAACGCCCACCAGAATCCAACAGGAAGAGAAGGCGCAGGTTCTTAGTCCTCTTAAACCTCGACCTCAGCCGCTGGGTCAGAACAAGACCTCAGCCGAGCAGACGCTAACAACACCACCAGCAGCCAGCG AGAGTGTAAGTAGTCCTCCAGGCCAGAGGCCCTCAGCTGGTACAACTGATCCAGAGGAAGCAAGTCGCATCCTGACTGAGAAAAGGCGGCTGGCCCGCGagcaaagggagagagaggaggaggagcggaGGCTGCAGGAGGAGCAGTCGAG GTTAGCAAAGGAAGAGATGGCTCGCAGAAAGGCAGAGGAGCGAGcgaagagggaggaggagattCAGCAGCAgttggaggagaggagaaggaaagaggaggaggagagaaaggcagaggaagagaaacttcaaaaggagagagaggaggcagaaaGTCTTCAAAAACAG aaagaggaagaggagtctcggcagagagaggaggcagagcgacttaggaaggagagagagaaacacttccagaaagAAGAGGCTGAGCGCCTTGAGAGAAAAAAG CGTCTGGAGGAGATCATGAAAAGAACAAGACGTTCAGACACAGCAGAGAAG AAAGTTATTCCTAACAGGAATGGAGAAAATTCTG TGACTCCTGCTCCTTCTGCAGTGACTGTATCGCcaacacaaaacagcagcagcaacagtcaCCAACCTGACTCTAGCCCAAACTGCAGCACTGAACCACTGATCCATCCTGACCAGAG
- the map7b gene encoding ensconsin isoform X13, translating to MLPPKQSHCSSTRLTRGRGWPVSAGRNKKNRTARHEAVMHRTFEKSQKTRQKPNRWSWGGALHTNTPSTPAGFVESAFLCPLDLAGLEHMQSAFSLCSRYGMTSHYTDRRSVSTMNLSKHADPVITKRLSSSSATLLHSPDRGLQMRTASSPVISKAQSKPLLHQGKTTHHKNTGLRRLPLTPWESNIVNRLQQPTHSYLARSCSAMSLSGEQMVAMPVCPRSVSCHPMGSMSFKTLQGQPIPYCRSQERSLSRETGSSSSNVPRRRTTGTTKKDPDNVRKSWSNLSLPLAPILSLPPNKRSSSPGKRNIKFTAPSPGRSPQKPAGRPPTPKLLKSPGAEDPGNIRPVRITPQSPRPPTPTRIQQEEKAQVLSPLKPRPQPLGQNKTSAEQTLTTPPAASESVSSPPGQRPSAGTTDPEEASRILTEKRRLAREQREREEEERRLQEEQSRLAKEEMARRKAEERAKREEEIQQQLEERRRKEEEERKAEEEKLQKEREEAESLQKQKEEEESRQREEAERLRKEREKHFQKEEAERLERKKRLEEIMKRTRRSDTAEKKVIPNRNGENSVTPAPSAVTVSPTQNSSSNSHQPDSSPNCSTEPLIHPDQRENGEFEEVIVLPSHSRLSPPEGEEQQQQQEERVPIIAFRENGLLKPLSGIEDISAQQGPDVA from the exons ATGCTGCCACCAAAACAG AGTCATTGCTCTTCAACAAGATTGACGAGAGGCAGAGGTTGGCCCGTGAGCGCCGGGAGgaacaagaaaaacagaacG gctcgtcatgaggcagtGATGCATCGGACGTTTGAGAAGAGCCAGAAAACCAGACAGAAGCCCAACCGCTGGTCGTGGGGAGGGGCACTGCACACGAACACTCCTAGCACACCCGCTG GTTTTGTCGAGTCGGCTTTCCTCTGTCCACTCGACCTTGCTGGACTGGAGCACATGCAGAGTGCTTTCAGTCTCTGCAGCAGATATGGAATGACCTCTCATT ATACTGACAGGAGGTCAGTGTCCACGATGAATTTATCCAAACATGCAGACCCTGTCATTACCAAGCGCCTCTCGTCCTCCTCTGCCACACTCCTACACTCACCGGACCGAG GTTTACAGATGAGAACAGCCTCCTCTCCTGTCATTAGCAAAGCTCAGTCCAAACCCCTCCTACACCAGGGAAAGACCACccaccacaaaaacacag GGCTACGCCGTCTTCCACTGACACCATGGGAGAGCAATATTGTGAACCGCCTGCAGCAGCCGACGCACTCCTACCTGGCCCGAAGTTGCAGTGCCATGAGTCTGTCTGGAGAACAAATGG TAGCCATGCCTGTTTGTCCtcgctcagtgtcttgccaccCCATGGGTTCCATGTCCTTCAAGACCCTGCAGGGCCAGCCGATTCCTTACTGCCGCAGCCAGGAGAGGAGCCTCAGCCGGGAGACAGGCTCGTCCTCCTCCAATGTCCCACGCAGGAGGACCACAGGAACCACCAAG AAGGATCCTGATAATGTCAGGAAGTCATGGAGCAACCTATCACTCCCACTGGCTCCCATTCTGAGTTTGCCCCCCAACAAACGCTCCTCTTCTCCAGGCAAGAGGAACATCAAGTTTACAGCACCCTCCCCTGGCAG GTCTCCCCAGAAGCCAGCAGGACGTCCCCCCACGCCGAAGCTGCTTAAGTCTCCGGGGGCAGAAGACCCCGGAAACATTCGTCCTGTAAGGATTACACCTCAGAGCCCCCGACCACCAACGCCCACCAGAATCCAACAGGAAGAGAAGGCGCAGGTTCTTAGTCCTCTTAAACCTCGACCTCAGCCGCTGGGTCAGAACAAGACCTCAGCCGAGCAGACGCTAACAACACCACCAGCAGCCAGCG AGAGTGTAAGTAGTCCTCCAGGCCAGAGGCCCTCAGCTGGTACAACTGATCCAGAGGAAGCAAGTCGCATCCTGACTGAGAAAAGGCGGCTGGCCCGCGagcaaagggagagagaggaggaggagcggaGGCTGCAGGAGGAGCAGTCGAG GTTAGCAAAGGAAGAGATGGCTCGCAGAAAGGCAGAGGAGCGAGcgaagagggaggaggagattCAGCAGCAgttggaggagaggagaaggaaagaggaggaggagagaaaggcagaggaagagaaacttcaaaaggagagagaggaggcagaaaGTCTTCAAAAACAG aaagaggaagaggagtctcggcagagagaggaggcagagcgacttaggaaggagagagagaaacacttccagaaagAAGAGGCTGAGCGCCTTGAGAGAAAAAAG CGTCTGGAGGAGATCATGAAAAGAACAAGACGTTCAGACACAGCAGAGAAG AAAGTTATTCCTAACAGGAATGGAGAAAATTCTG TGACTCCTGCTCCTTCTGCAGTGACTGTATCGCcaacacaaaacagcagcagcaacagtcaCCAACCTGACTCTAGCCCAAACTGCAGCACTGAACCACTGATCCATCCTGACCAGAG